In Archangium violaceum, the following are encoded in one genomic region:
- a CDS encoding cytochrome P450 family protein translates to MPTILRLLVSSMVLKDPPDHRRLRNLVQKAFTPVMVENLNGRVAQITEDLLDAAARKPVVDLMEDFALPLPLTVIAEMLGVPQSDRISFRGLIAKVLDSSAVTPISFIRNYPNMLRLNRFLRKLVKLRREQPGDDLVTALVQAEEGGDRLSEDELISMVFLLLFAGHETTVNLIGNGVLELVRHPGQLQKLREQPDLIDSAIEEMLRFTNPVGVVAPRFAREDVEIAGVPIPKGSTITLLIASANLDETAFPDADKLDITRSPNRHVSFGYGIHYCLGAPLARLEARVAIPALLRRFPRLDLAVPAEKLRWRPNIGLRGLEALPLSVSLDGSAAGRSAA, encoded by the coding sequence ATGCCGACCATCCTGAGGCTGCTCGTTTCCAGCATGGTGCTCAAGGATCCGCCGGATCACCGCCGCCTGCGCAACCTCGTCCAGAAGGCGTTCACCCCCGTCATGGTCGAGAACCTGAACGGGCGGGTGGCGCAGATCACCGAAGACCTGCTGGACGCCGCCGCCCGGAAGCCGGTCGTGGACCTCATGGAGGACTTCGCGCTGCCCCTGCCGCTGACGGTCATCGCGGAGATGCTCGGCGTCCCCCAGTCCGACCGCATCAGCTTCCGCGGGCTGATCGCCAAGGTCCTGGACTCCTCGGCGGTGACCCCCATTTCGTTCATTCGCAACTACCCCAACATGCTCCGGCTGAACAGGTTCCTCCGGAAGCTGGTGAAACTGCGCCGCGAGCAGCCGGGGGATGATCTGGTGACGGCGCTGGTGCAGGCCGAGGAAGGCGGGGACCGGCTCAGTGAGGACGAGCTCATCTCCATGGTCTTCCTCCTGCTCTTCGCCGGGCACGAGACGACGGTGAACCTCATCGGGAACGGCGTGCTGGAGCTGGTGCGGCACCCCGGCCAGCTCCAGAAGTTGCGCGAGCAGCCCGACCTCATCGACAGCGCCATCGAGGAGATGCTGCGCTTCACCAACCCGGTGGGGGTCGTGGCGCCGCGCTTCGCCAGGGAGGATGTGGAGATCGCGGGCGTCCCCATTCCCAAGGGCAGCACGATCACCCTGCTGATCGCCTCGGCGAACCTGGACGAGACGGCGTTCCCCGACGCGGACAAGCTGGACATCACCCGCAGCCCGAATCGGCACGTGTCCTTCGGGTACGGAATCCATTACTGCCTGGGCGCTCCGCTTGCCCGGCTGGAGGCCCGGGTCGCCATCCCCGCGCTGCTGCGGCGCTTCCCGCGCCTCGACCTGGCGGTGCCGGCGGAGAAGCTGCGCTGGCGTCCCAACATCGGCTTGCGCGGCTTGGAGGCGCTGCCCCTCTCCGTGTCCCTGGACGGCTCGGCGGCTGGACGGTCCGCCGCGTAG
- the sitA5 gene encoding SitA5 family polymorphic toxin codes for MPTRLGVAVLLIALLNACATPGVIRLDTGQGAPLEYKPSSSNKSVKVAAEAFEEALTQLVLNETLTLQSPRRSQLVRASYPSNDAENRWQRLMGKSFGGICQPGQRRGDCLSLLDDMMALSEWDKLGVALGLSLEPLNESIARAVEKTLAPQLFYTVIATGLITWAVLAANPEPVFTKAAAIVSAVLLIYLGVETFLEVVDASRELKWATDRATTWAELEQAGQRFANRVGPEVARVFVLAVTVGVSHGMTGGAAFLASRLSMLPNFTEAAVAGASRVGIHLASVGQVSEVAVIGNTVIISLPAMAVAVVSQGLGGTAAGVGPVGFRSWGSFNGLKSALGSAGKGKQWHHIVEQTKGNTQQFGPHALHNTENVIAIDEEIHRQISSYYSSRDPLFSGGQTVRQWLSGQSFQAQREFGLKILRDYGAIP; via the coding sequence ATGCCAACCCGTCTGGGCGTCGCGGTCCTGCTCATCGCCCTGCTCAATGCGTGCGCCACCCCTGGTGTCATACGCCTCGACACGGGGCAGGGCGCGCCCCTGGAGTACAAGCCCTCCTCCTCGAACAAGTCCGTGAAGGTGGCCGCGGAAGCGTTCGAGGAGGCGCTGACGCAACTGGTGCTGAATGAGACCCTGACGCTCCAGTCTCCTCGGCGAAGCCAGCTGGTGCGTGCATCCTACCCCAGCAACGACGCGGAGAATCGATGGCAGCGTCTCATGGGCAAGAGCTTCGGCGGCATCTGCCAGCCGGGCCAGCGCAGAGGAGACTGCCTGTCGCTACTCGACGACATGATGGCTCTGAGCGAGTGGGACAAGCTGGGCGTGGCCCTGGGCCTGTCGCTGGAGCCTCTCAATGAGAGCATCGCCAGGGCGGTGGAGAAGACCCTGGCCCCTCAGCTCTTCTACACCGTCATTGCCACGGGCCTCATCACCTGGGCTGTACTGGCGGCGAATCCCGAGCCCGTGTTCACCAAGGCAGCGGCCATCGTCTCAGCGGTCCTGCTGATCTACCTGGGAGTGGAGACCTTCCTGGAGGTGGTGGACGCGAGCCGGGAGCTGAAATGGGCCACCGACCGGGCCACGACGTGGGCGGAGTTGGAGCAGGCTGGCCAGCGCTTCGCCAACCGGGTGGGGCCGGAGGTTGCGCGCGTCTTCGTCCTCGCGGTCACCGTGGGGGTGAGTCATGGAATGACCGGGGGGGCTGCGTTTTTGGCCTCGCGGCTGTCGATGCTGCCCAACTTCACGGAGGCAGCGGTGGCGGGGGCCTCGCGGGTAGGCATCCACCTGGCGAGCGTGGGACAAGTGAGTGAGGTGGCCGTTATAGGAAACACGGTCATCATCTCCCTGCCAGCCATGGCGGTCGCCGTCGTGTCCCAGGGCCTGGGAGGAACCGCAGCAGGAGTCGGTCCTGTCGGTTTCAGGTCTTGGGGCTCGTTCAACGGCCTCAAGAGTGCCTTGGGTTCGGCGGGCAAGGGGAAGCAGTGGCACCACATCGTCGAACAGACGAAGGGCAACACGCAGCAGTTCGGTCCCCATGCCCTTCATAACACCGAGAACGTGATCGCCATTGATGAAGAGATTCATCGGCAGATCAGCTCGTACTACTCGTCTAGAGATCCTCTCTTCTCAGGTGGACAAACCGTGCGGCAGTGGCTGAGTGGCCAATCCTTCCAGGCCCAACGCGAGTTCGGTTTGAAGATCCTCCGGGACTACGGAGCCATTCCATGA